In Candidatus Nitrosarchaeum limnium SFB1, the following proteins share a genomic window:
- a CDS encoding Adenylyl cyclase class-3/4/guanylyl cyclase, producing MADGLTQSFILLDSEQRKLVLQKIYSGFLFARFFGKTLGLLLKDLDADMRNEIIPHVESNSQFADGIGMGIGPVLNFVDDGLKKDITDRAKYNIALTRGLGFALTSNISSLDKNQRLQIYSKTENNFQADVGLSFGMAEQYTMLPKEIQQEALNRCRDHNGFAKGFGLYLILFTLNKCPQEVLAHVDKNGELAYSLGFGYGWVFPYLSAEFQSWTKSKSTENNRFERGFGFGIGLILRHLSETDKNNYFALADTRSEFDFGLGSGISFTWDCQTNEHKQAAYARCSSSSSFAQGIGYGHGYSFHYLSESEKSETFQMCMRNNLFANGLGYGLGWSFPYSEESLKNQIFEMTKTNNFFASGLGSGLGQLFRYFSKELQNDIFIKATENGWFARGLGVGLGRYAMAYLDENLQDNIFLKTIHNSEFTLGLGEGLAREFKFFSDDFKRKILDTYMPQSSFSARGIGIGFGLSFNYVSQEIQSDILKRSEENIYFAIGFGEGMGTVFQYLNAAQRTDILDKIVNNRNNGVARGFGVGLGRIIPFLSKEFLNKLLYQFTMKNTQLAIGLGKGVGTIFTFLSDDLQNTLLKLSEENKHFAIGFGEGIGKIFFSDIKVNQRNELLSKCYTNFSLAKGLGIGIGIFFRYYEANQESRREIFSNVLLNPHIMKGFGIGIGIVFSYLSENTQKHLMTLSDQNKDFARNLGFCLGHFLPMKFENDYTLLESKFPKNSEFEYGFGAGIGHNFPYLSVEMQGTIINKALTKKEFGFGFGFGLAKSFNHLDRILEKEILNQSLDNGEFSLSLGFGLGTLFPSFNEQSQNMLLEIAKQKNLFSKGFLDGVHPNLKYLNKESLIQISTLIEKQKSPEIHAKNSKENFLTSSVKNTFLYDYFLDINAVPIHDNGLKSSMDGIEEVSFLGERKKCCICFIDMINSTKVTSQLNDIQLSKYYAIFLNSMATIIANFNGKIIKNVGDALLYYFPNTTGKELRPSDVKDVLECGMTMISAHSIINSRMQEEDLPPINYRISADYGTVEIAKSQSSQNNDLFGFAISICSKINRKSHPNGMIIGHELYDLVKSLEKEYVFSSAQQIDLSLPDRNEYLIYHVEHNPETKILHPFKHKSI from the coding sequence ATGGCTGATGGTCTTACACAGAGCTTTATACTTCTTGATTCTGAACAAAGAAAACTTGTTTTACAAAAAATATATAGCGGGTTCTTATTTGCACGATTTTTTGGTAAAACCCTTGGACTTCTTTTAAAAGACCTCGATGCAGATATGCGAAATGAGATAATTCCGCATGTGGAATCAAACTCACAGTTTGCAGATGGGATAGGCATGGGTATAGGACCTGTATTAAATTTTGTCGATGATGGATTGAAGAAAGACATAACTGATCGAGCAAAATACAACATTGCTCTTACTCGTGGATTGGGTTTTGCACTAACCTCCAATATATCATCATTAGATAAAAATCAACGATTGCAGATTTATTCAAAAACAGAAAATAATTTTCAAGCGGATGTAGGATTGTCCTTTGGAATGGCAGAGCAATACACAATGCTTCCAAAGGAAATTCAACAAGAGGCTCTAAACAGATGTAGAGATCATAATGGATTTGCCAAAGGATTTGGGTTGTATCTTATACTTTTTACACTGAATAAATGTCCTCAAGAAGTTTTAGCTCATGTAGACAAAAATGGTGAACTTGCTTATAGCTTGGGTTTTGGATATGGTTGGGTATTTCCATATTTATCTGCAGAATTTCAATCATGGACCAAATCAAAATCAACCGAAAATAATCGATTTGAACGTGGATTTGGATTCGGTATTGGTTTGATTCTTAGACATCTTTCTGAAACAGATAAGAATAATTATTTTGCACTTGCGGATACAAGAAGTGAATTTGATTTTGGTCTTGGTAGTGGTATAAGTTTTACGTGGGATTGCCAAACTAATGAGCACAAACAAGCTGCATATGCAAGATGTAGTTCTAGTAGTAGTTTTGCACAGGGTATAGGATATGGTCACGGATATTCATTTCACTATCTATCGGAATCTGAAAAATCTGAAACCTTTCAAATGTGTATGAGAAATAATTTGTTTGCTAATGGTTTAGGATATGGTTTGGGTTGGTCGTTTCCGTATTCAGAGGAATCATTAAAAAATCAGATTTTTGAAATGACTAAAACAAATAATTTCTTTGCATCCGGACTTGGCTCTGGCTTAGGTCAACTCTTCAGATATTTCTCAAAAGAACTTCAAAATGACATTTTTATAAAAGCAACTGAAAATGGTTGGTTTGCTAGGGGTCTTGGAGTGGGATTAGGACGTTATGCAATGGCATATCTTGACGAAAATTTACAAGATAATATTTTTCTAAAAACAATACATAACTCAGAATTTACACTGGGACTGGGTGAAGGGCTAGCTAGAGAATTCAAATTTTTTTCGGATGATTTTAAAAGAAAAATTCTTGATACCTACATGCCTCAAAGCTCCTTTTCTGCAAGGGGAATTGGAATTGGATTCGGTTTAAGTTTCAATTATGTTTCTCAAGAAATACAGTCAGATATTCTCAAACGTTCTGAGGAAAATATCTACTTTGCAATCGGTTTTGGTGAAGGAATGGGTACCGTCTTTCAGTATTTGAATGCAGCCCAAAGAACAGATATTCTAGATAAAATAGTTAATAATAGAAATAATGGCGTTGCAAGAGGTTTTGGAGTTGGGCTTGGTCGCATCATTCCTTTCTTGTCAAAAGAATTCCTTAACAAGTTGTTGTATCAGTTTACGATGAAAAATACACAATTGGCAATAGGACTGGGTAAAGGTGTAGGTACCATCTTTACATTTCTCTCAGATGATCTTCAAAATACTCTACTCAAATTGTCTGAAGAGAATAAACATTTTGCAATCGGTTTTGGTGAAGGTATAGGAAAGATTTTTTTCAGTGATATAAAAGTAAACCAAAGAAATGAACTACTTTCTAAGTGTTATACGAATTTCTCTCTTGCAAAAGGTTTGGGTATTGGGATTGGTATTTTCTTTAGATATTATGAAGCAAATCAAGAATCAAGGAGAGAAATATTTTCAAATGTTTTGTTGAACCCTCACATTATGAAGGGATTTGGTATTGGTATTGGAATTGTATTTTCTTACTTGTCTGAAAATACTCAAAAGCATTTGATGACATTGTCTGATCAAAACAAGGATTTTGCCCGAAACTTAGGATTTTGTTTAGGGCATTTTTTGCCTATGAAATTTGAAAATGATTATACATTATTAGAATCCAAATTCCCTAAGAATTCTGAATTTGAATATGGATTTGGTGCAGGGATTGGCCATAATTTTCCATATCTAAGCGTAGAAATGCAAGGAACCATAATCAATAAAGCTTTGACTAAAAAGGAATTCGGCTTTGGTTTTGGTTTTGGTTTGGCAAAGTCTTTTAATCATTTAGACCGAATTCTTGAAAAAGAGATTTTAAATCAATCTTTAGATAATGGTGAATTTTCTCTTAGTTTGGGATTTGGTCTTGGCACTCTATTTCCATCATTTAATGAACAATCACAAAATATGCTACTTGAAATAGCTAAACAAAAAAATTTATTTTCAAAAGGCTTCTTAGATGGTGTTCATCCTAATCTTAAATATCTCAATAAGGAATCATTAATACAAATTTCAACTCTTATAGAAAAACAGAAATCACCAGAAATACATGCTAAAAATTCTAAAGAAAATTTTCTTACATCTTCAGTAAAGAATACTTTTCTATATGATTATTTTCTAGACATAAATGCTGTACCTATTCATGATAATGGGCTTAAATCTTCTATGGATGGAATAGAAGAGGTATCTTTTCTTGGTGAACGTAAGAAATGCTGTATTTGTTTTATCGATATGATCAACTCAACGAAGGTAACTTCACAATTAAATGATATACAATTATCAAAATACTATGCTATTTTTCTTAACTCTATGGCAACCATCATCGCTAATTTTAATGGGAAAATTATCAAAAATGTTGGTGATGCATTATTGTATTATTTTCCAAACACTACAGGAAAAGAACTTCGCCCATCCGATGTGAAAGATGTACTTGAATGTGGTATGACCATGATATCTGCACATTCAATTATTAATTCAAGAATGCAGGAAGAAGATCTTCCCCCAATTAATTATAGGATAAGTGCTGATTATGGAACAGTCGAAATTGCAAAATCGCAATCTTCTCAAAATAATGATCTTTTTGGTTTTGCTATAAGCATATGTTCAAAAATAAACCGAAAATCTCATCCAAATGGAATGATAATAGGTCATGAATTATATGATCTGGTAAAATCACTTGAAAAAGAATATGTGTTTAGCTCTGCTCAACAAATAGATCTAAGCCTTCCTGACAGAAATGAGTATTTGATATATCACGTTGAACACAATCCAGAAACTAAAATTTTACATCCATTTAAACACAAATCAATCTAA
- a CDS encoding hypothetical protein (hypothetical protein BoklC_28720) — MRIYSLVHQPVFAFPESKADFPILFNGSLVSDQPVYLFDKPADWMNGDIKHLVAARPSKIDSNEFYTIISETLSRIQNQVSLEGAIACVGEDYLVYWELSANVTSSDDQASGISLLNEVLPNWKQNFIAESKSIPVGLWNNWNGINVHPGDCFNMKFHRREDI; from the coding sequence ATGCGAATTTATTCACTGGTACACCAACCCGTTTTTGCATTTCCTGAAAGTAAAGCAGATTTTCCAATTCTTTTTAATGGTTCTTTGGTTAGTGATCAACCAGTATATCTTTTTGATAAACCTGCTGATTGGATGAATGGTGATATCAAGCATTTGGTAGCTGCACGGCCATCTAAAATAGACTCTAATGAGTTTTACACAATAATTTCTGAGACACTATCTAGAATCCAAAACCAAGTTTCACTTGAAGGTGCAATAGCTTGTGTAGGAGAGGACTATTTGGTTTATTGGGAATTATCAGCAAATGTAACTAGTTCAGATGACCAAGCAAGTGGCATATCATTACTAAATGAAGTGTTACCAAATTGGAAACAAAACTTTATCGCAGAATCAAAATCCATACCAGTTGGATTATGGAATAATTGGAATGGAATTAATGTTCATCCTGGTGACTGTTTCAATATGAAATTTCATAGAAGAGAAGATATTTGA